The genomic region CCAGATCGTGAGTTGCAAGACAGAATCGCATTTAGGCTCCATATAGCCAGCGTCCTGATGCCACGGGACGAGGGTCCGATCATGTTCAGGGAGTTTGGGACGTACTCGATAGGCTGGGTGGCACATAATCTCCGGTCCGACGAGCGACTCGGCGATGTCAAGCAACTTCGGGTTGATAAGCAGATCAAAGAGTGCCGGTCCCGTGTGTGCCCCGCTGAATACCTTCTGGAACACGACCGGGGACTGCGCTGTAATTTTTGCCAAACGGGTGTCAAACCCTTCCGTCTTGAATTCGGAGTCAATCTCACCTTCCGCGTAGAGTTCTGAAGCACCAGCGTTGACAATCTGCTCAAATTCCGCGATGAGTGGGTTCAGATCGTCCATTGCAAGGGCATCTTCGATTAACAGATAGCCGTTTTCGTTAAAATCGTGGATTTGGGTGTCGGTTAACGCTCTCATAATAGGTAATTCCATTGCGCATTGTTCCGCAAGTCCACACGCGACTTGCGCTATTGCGCGACTACGAACCGGAATGCTGGCTCGGCGCGTGCCAGGCGCTTATATTTGGACCAGTTCAACCAGAATGCCGTCTGGGTCCTTCGCACACGCAACGCCAACTGCGTCCGGTGCGCCTATAGGTTTAGACAGAAATTCAACACCGTTCTGTTTTAGGTCCTCAACGGTCCCCTGAATATCTTCTACAAAAAAGGTAAGCCAACGGACGCCTGCTGCGAATTCACCGGTCAGTGTCAGTGGTGGCGATTCAATATCCATCAGTTTGATAAGTGTGTTACCGGCTTGAAGTCGGACCTGACGGAAGCCTGTCGGCGCAAGTCCTACACCGCGTGCAAGGTCATCTGGAATCTCCAGCTCCAGCACAATCTCAAGTCCCAATTTGTTGTGATAAAAGTCCAGCGACGCTTCAAAGTCGCTACAAGTAATAGCGATGTCGATAGTCGGATGCGATAAGTTTAGCACGGGTCTTTAACCTCCTGTCAGAACGAAGATTGCTTCTCGAAATTGACCGAGTGGACGCTCGTCATAGGTAAGGTCTACTGGAACGACAATTCTCTCTCCCAGAGCGTCGCGGCGCATCGGTATCGGAACGGAAAAGTCAATGTGACCATCTGATCGCGCTGGAATCGTTGTTTCTACTGGGGACAGTTCCATATTCCATGCGCTCGGTAAAATCGGTTGCGCAACTGCTGTGCGTGGCTCAGATGAATGATTCGTTATTTCCACGCTTAACTGCGCCGTTTCGCCAAGTGCGACCTCCTGCTCATAAGGATAACAGCGGACCCAATGCTCATCCATGCCGTAGTTCGCGTGGTCCCAAGGGAAAAGGGCGGTATAGCACTTTTCACGTTCGGCGAGCGTATCCAGCATACACTGAATCTCGGCATCCGTAAAATCAAAGGCTGGATCGACATGACAGTTAAAGATATGCGTCGGTTCGAGTTGCTGAATACGTCGCAGACACTTTTCGTAACCCGCATCCTTACCGAGCATGTTCCGATTGCCGGAACAATAGTCATCAATTCCCGCCATTGTGAAGGAATCACCTGCGAAAAACATCCGAACGCCGCGTCCTTCAACGAGCAGTCCACCGTGATAATAGGTCTGTCCTGGGAAATGGTATGCCGTCATTGTGAACTCATTCCACCGCCAAGCATCTCCATCACGGGTGATACGATCCACTCGGGTAACCGAAGGCGAAATACAGGGCAGCCGGAAACCGATTGGGTTTGTGATGATTCGTGCGACAACCGAGTCCGTTATCGTTTCACAAGGGAAAGTTGTCTGAAACTCAGGGATGGCATCAACATGGTCATCGTGGTAGTGCGTCACCCAAAATTGGGTGACCTCCAACATTTCGCCGTTTGCTTGTAATTGCTGGATCTGTTTGATAACATTTGGTGAACCACAATCCATCACGAACGCTTCACCACTTTCGGAGATAATCATCCACGTTGTACCGAAATGGCGAAGGAATTTGGGTGGCGGTTTGCCTTCTCGGATAGGCATGTGTCCAGCACGTCCCTCAAATTCAGCAAAGAGTTGCGGAAAGTAGTGCCGGAGGGCAGAGATGGAGACGTATTTATCGTAACAGTGTGCTAACCGCTGTAGGAGTGCGTCAATTGCCTTGTCTGGGTTATGCATAACAACACCGTGCGTCGGAATAAGTGCCGTTGGCAACGTCTGACAGACTTTCTCAAGGCTCCCGGTTAGCGCATCGCGTGCGCCGAGAAATCCGTGATAGTCGCTCGTTTGTTGTCCCTTTTGCAAACTGTAGAGTTCCCACAACTGACCCTCGTCATAAATGAGATCACCGGAAAAGGCGAAACGTTCACCATCAACATGAATGAGATAGGTGACACTTCCATCGGTATGCCCCGGTGTTTCAAGGACTGTCAGGGATGCCGGACCCCATTCAAACTGCGCACCGTCGGCATACGTATCCGTCACAGGAATAGCGTTGGCGAGCATGAGATTGTGCGGGTGATAATTATAGAGGTGCCACCGATATTGCGGATCGTTCCAAAAGGATTCGATCTCACTAAACCATGTTCCTTCTTTCGCCGGAATTCCTACACGAATATTATCGGACATCGGGAAACCTGCCGTGCTATCTCGGTGATGATGCGTAAACAGAATTTGCTCAACGTCGGTGATCCCAAGCTCCGTGAGCGTCGTGCGGAGGGTAGTCCCACTCGGATCAATGAGGAGTGCCCGATCTCCATCACGGAGAATGCCTGTGTTGACATGCCCGTGATGAACGTATAGATGATGGCTGAGTTGAGAGAAACGGGTTTGCATTTTTTTAAAGCATTGC from Candidatus Poribacteria bacterium harbors:
- a CDS encoding phytanoyl-CoA dioxygenase family protein, translating into MELPIMRALTDTQIHDFNENGYLLIEDALAMDDLNPLIAEFEQIVNAGASELYAEGEIDSEFKTEGFDTRLAKITAQSPVVFQKVFSGAHTGPALFDLLINPKLLDIAESLVGPEIMCHPAYRVRPKLPEHDRTLVPWHQDAGYMEPKCDSVLQLTIWIPLIDATVENGCLEVIPHAHRDGVFRHRHSERVYLEIPDDELPEVEPVVVPVKFGSILLLTNLTPHRSIPNVSHQVRWSVDSRYQDAAKPTGYQPEAGFLARSRLHPENVVTTPTEFKRVRDEHQPGPGPNRWAKEEKNDA
- a CDS encoding glyoxalase codes for the protein MLNLSHPTIDIAITCSDFEASLDFYHNKLGLEIVLELEIPDDLARGVGLAPTGFRQVRLQAGNTLIKLMDIESPPLTLTGEFAAGVRWLTFFVEDIQGTVEDLKQNGVEFLSKPIGAPDAVGVACAKDPDGILVELVQI
- a CDS encoding MBL fold metallo-hydrolase, which codes for MQTRFSQLSHHLYVHHGHVNTGILRDGDRALLIDPSGTTLRTTLTELGITDVEQILFTHHHRDSTAGFPMSDNIRVGIPAKEGTWFSEIESFWNDPQYRWHLYNYHPHNLMLANAIPVTDTYADGAQFEWGPASLTVLETPGHTDGSVTYLIHVDGERFAFSGDLIYDEGQLWELYSLQKGQQTSDYHGFLGARDALTGSLEKVCQTLPTALIPTHGVVMHNPDKAIDALLQRLAHCYDKYVSISALRHYFPQLFAEFEGRAGHMPIREGKPPPKFLRHFGTTWMIISESGEAFVMDCGSPNVIKQIQQLQANGEMLEVTQFWVTHYHDDHVDAIPEFQTTFPCETITDSVVARIITNPIGFRLPCISPSVTRVDRITRDGDAWRWNEFTMTAYHFPGQTYYHGGLLVEGRGVRMFFAGDSFTMAGIDDYCSGNRNMLGKDAGYEKCLRRIQQLEPTHIFNCHVDPAFDFTDAEIQCMLDTLAEREKCYTALFPWDHANYGMDEHWVRCYPYEQEVALGETAQLSVEITNHSSEPRTAVAQPILPSAWNMELSPVETTIPARSDGHIDFSVPIPMRRDALGERIVVPVDLTYDERPLGQFREAIFVLTGG